From one Idiomarina sp. X4 genomic stretch:
- a CDS encoding ABC transporter permease, producing MKVSYLQQLKAIAWWEFKRFFKWKQELFSVALLVLIFAVSAGWGAITQVFSDQYQGAIFYQEGKPQAWEFKAPKDLILRRAGTMEMEKWQTQLPEDLDTLIVITPELTAKVWVKKSQSWQQDLRRELQEQLQALRIQQLKLTPEERTVIDEKPDITFAIEESEDASIDDASDASATMLLMVIMVGVFTGFGLMMMSITAEKQQRVTEQLLTIVTPTQWMDGKIIGITLHSIKSMTFIGLMILGVSMVIAAFSEDGGSGLDWGVGATLLSIIFVVLGTVLINAMLAGFSATIDDPNHSSRSTVMLVPLLPVFLSFSVIGEPDSTIATVMSIIPVSSFAMMPARLLQTDVAVWEWLLSLALLGAFVYWMRSVAGRLFAMGIQYYGKEPGWKEIWQAIKG from the coding sequence ATGAAAGTTAGTTACTTACAACAGCTGAAAGCCATTGCCTGGTGGGAGTTTAAACGCTTTTTTAAGTGGAAGCAGGAGCTGTTCTCAGTTGCGCTTTTAGTGCTGATTTTTGCCGTGAGTGCTGGTTGGGGCGCTATTACCCAAGTTTTTTCCGACCAATATCAGGGCGCTATTTTCTATCAGGAGGGCAAGCCTCAGGCGTGGGAATTCAAAGCACCAAAAGACTTAATCCTTCGAAGAGCCGGCACCATGGAAATGGAAAAGTGGCAAACGCAGCTACCAGAAGACTTAGATACCTTGATTGTGATTACACCCGAGTTAACCGCTAAGGTGTGGGTGAAAAAGTCACAAAGCTGGCAGCAGGATTTACGCAGGGAGCTGCAAGAGCAGTTGCAGGCTCTTCGTATTCAGCAACTGAAACTGACGCCGGAAGAGCGCACAGTTATTGATGAGAAACCGGACATAACCTTCGCTATTGAAGAAAGCGAAGACGCGTCGATAGACGATGCCAGCGACGCTTCCGCTACTATGTTACTGATGGTCATCATGGTGGGCGTTTTCACCGGCTTTGGATTGATGATGATGTCGATTACTGCCGAAAAGCAGCAACGTGTGACGGAACAATTACTGACGATAGTGACGCCCACCCAGTGGATGGATGGAAAAATTATAGGTATTACGCTGCACAGTATTAAATCAATGACCTTTATTGGGCTTATGATTCTTGGCGTGAGTATGGTGATTGCCGCTTTTTCAGAAGACGGTGGTTCGGGTCTGGACTGGGGCGTGGGAGCGACTCTGCTCAGTATTATATTTGTGGTGCTGGGAACAGTGTTAATCAATGCGATGCTGGCTGGCTTTTCGGCAACCATTGATGACCCGAATCACTCCTCCCGCAGTACCGTAATGCTAGTTCCGCTGTTACCGGTGTTTTTAAGCTTCAGTGTAATTGGCGAGCCAGACTCCACTATCGCAACGGTGATGAGCATTATTCCGGTCAGTTCATTCGCAATGATGCCTGCTCGTTTACTGCAAACAGATGTTGCAGTATGGGAGTGGTTGCTGAGTTTAGCGCTACTGGGCGCCTTTGTTTACTGGATGCGTAGTGTTGCTGGGCGGCTATTTGCCATGGGTATTCAGTATTACGGGAAAGAACCGGGCTGGAAGGAAATTTGGCAGGCCATAAAAGGTTAG
- a CDS encoding ABC transporter ATP-binding protein has translation MRLSVNNVTKRYRTVTAVDSISLDIQPGKIQALLGPNGAGKSSLVRMLVGLTHPDEGEIVVENNGQTIDLTYHDFAYLPEDRGLYQDRSILDNLNYIAGLRGLKLSDIRGDIDSWLARFELTDRKDEPLRQMSKGNQQKVQLIATLLHDPQLVILDEPFSGLDPVNQEHVLTVLTELRERGKTVVLSAHQMALVERLADTMLLMNKGRAVAQGSLQEIRDTLLPEPVYRVTTNAQLAMESWEAVEQVESVRKVNDEQVELTFNKDTDIEQLWPELAQQVSIKAFAPIQPGLHDLYLNTIRKQTGEVQ, from the coding sequence ATGCGCCTTTCAGTTAATAATGTCACTAAGCGTTACCGTACCGTAACGGCGGTAGACTCCATCTCTCTCGATATCCAACCCGGCAAAATTCAGGCTCTGCTTGGCCCCAACGGTGCTGGTAAATCCTCTTTAGTTCGTATGCTGGTTGGCCTGACACATCCCGACGAAGGGGAAATAGTGGTTGAGAACAACGGCCAAACCATAGATTTGACTTACCACGACTTTGCTTACTTACCCGAAGACCGTGGTTTGTATCAGGACCGCTCCATTCTCGATAACCTTAATTACATTGCCGGTCTGCGCGGACTGAAGCTGAGCGACATACGTGGCGACATTGACAGCTGGCTAGCACGGTTTGAACTGACCGATCGTAAAGACGAGCCGTTGCGTCAGATGTCCAAAGGCAATCAGCAAAAAGTGCAGCTTATAGCCACTTTACTGCATGACCCACAGCTGGTGATTCTGGACGAGCCATTTTCAGGCCTGGATCCGGTGAATCAGGAACATGTGCTGACGGTACTGACTGAGCTGCGCGAGCGCGGCAAAACCGTAGTGCTGAGTGCGCACCAGATGGCATTGGTAGAACGTTTAGCCGATACCATGCTGTTAATGAATAAAGGCCGGGCTGTTGCGCAGGGAAGCCTTCAGGAAATTCGTGATACCTTGCTACCCGAGCCGGTTTACCGGGTGACCACCAACGCTCAACTTGCAATGGAAAGCTGGGAAGCAGTTGAGCAAGTAGAGTCGGTTCGTAAAGTAAACGACGAGCAGGTTGAACTGACGTTTAATAAGGATACCGATATTGAGCAGTTATGGCCAGAGCTAGCACAGCAGGTGTCGATAAAGGCTTTTGCGCCTATCCAGCCAGGGTTACATGACTTGTACCTGAACACAATACGTAAGCAAACTGGGGAGGTGCAGTGA
- the pckA gene encoding phosphoenolpyruvate carboxykinase (ATP) translates to MPNLDLSRYGITDVEEIVHNPSYDLLFEEETRDDLQGYEKGTVTDLGAVAVDTGIFTGRSPKDKYIVRDDTTRDTVWWADQGKNDNKPLSTETWKELKGLVTEQLSNKRLFVVDTYCGANEDTRLAVRFITEVAWQAHFVKNMFIRPSEEELETFEPDFVVMNGAKCINPKWQEQELNSENFVAFNLTEKIQLIGGTWYGGEMKKGMFSMMNYFLPLKGIASMHCSANVGKEGDVAIFFGLSGTGKTTLSTDPKRALIGDDEHGWDDDGVFNFEGGCYAKTINLSKEAEPDIYNAIRRDALLENVAVDENGVVDFDDNSKTENTRVSYPIYHIDNIVKPVSKAGHAKKVIFLTADAFGVLPPVSKLTKEQAQYHFLSGFTAKLAGTERGVTEPTPTFSSCFGAAFLSLHPTQYAEVLVKRMEAAGAEAYLVNTGWSGTGKRISIKATRAIIDSILDGSIEDAEFVELPYFNLAMPTQLAGVEDSSILDPRKTYEDDGEWDVRAKDLAERFVANFEKFTDTENGKALVAAGPKL, encoded by the coding sequence ATGCCAAATCTGGATCTGAGCCGCTACGGCATCACCGATGTCGAAGAAATCGTCCACAACCCGTCCTACGACCTGCTGTTTGAAGAAGAAACTCGCGATGACCTGCAGGGTTACGAAAAAGGCACGGTAACGGATTTAGGAGCGGTTGCTGTCGATACCGGAATATTCACCGGCCGTTCACCAAAAGACAAATACATTGTTCGCGACGACACGACGCGTGACACCGTGTGGTGGGCTGACCAGGGTAAGAACGACAACAAACCATTGTCGACCGAAACCTGGAAAGAACTGAAAGGCTTAGTTACTGAGCAGCTGTCGAACAAACGCTTGTTTGTGGTCGACACCTATTGCGGTGCTAACGAAGATACACGCTTAGCGGTTCGCTTCATTACTGAAGTGGCATGGCAGGCACATTTCGTGAAAAACATGTTCATTCGCCCAAGCGAAGAAGAGCTGGAAACGTTCGAGCCAGACTTCGTGGTCATGAACGGTGCGAAGTGCATTAATCCTAAGTGGCAAGAACAAGAGCTGAACTCTGAAAACTTTGTGGCGTTTAACTTAACGGAGAAAATCCAGTTAATTGGCGGTACCTGGTACGGCGGCGAAATGAAAAAAGGTATGTTCTCAATGATGAACTACTTCCTGCCGCTTAAAGGCATTGCGTCAATGCACTGTTCAGCAAACGTAGGTAAAGAAGGCGACGTTGCTATTTTCTTTGGCTTGTCAGGTACCGGCAAAACCACGTTGTCGACTGACCCGAAACGGGCACTGATTGGTGACGACGAGCACGGTTGGGACGACGACGGTGTCTTCAACTTTGAAGGCGGTTGTTATGCGAAAACCATCAACCTGTCGAAAGAAGCGGAACCGGATATTTACAACGCGATTCGTCGTGACGCGTTATTAGAAAACGTTGCGGTTGATGAAAATGGCGTTGTCGACTTTGATGACAACTCGAAAACCGAGAACACTCGTGTTTCTTACCCTATTTACCACATCGATAACATTGTTAAGCCGGTGTCTAAAGCGGGTCACGCGAAGAAAGTAATCTTCCTGACGGCAGACGCGTTTGGCGTATTACCGCCGGTGTCTAAGCTGACCAAAGAGCAGGCGCAGTACCACTTCCTGTCTGGCTTTACCGCGAAACTGGCGGGTACTGAACGCGGTGTGACTGAACCAACGCCGACCTTCTCAAGCTGTTTTGGCGCAGCATTCTTAAGCCTGCACCCAACTCAGTATGCGGAAGTACTGGTGAAACGTATGGAAGCGGCTGGCGCAGAAGCTTATTTGGTTAACACGGGTTGGAGCGGTACTGGCAAGCGTATTTCTATTAAAGCAACGCGCGCTATCATCGACTCTATCTTAGACGGCTCTATTGAAGACGCTGAGTTTGTTGAACTGCCTTACTTTAACCTGGCTATGCCAACTCAGTTAGCTGGTGTTGAAGACAGCAGCATTTTAGACCCGCGTAAAACGTATGAAGACGACGGCGAGTGGGACGTTCGTGCTAAAGACTTAGCCGAGCGTTTTGTCGCTAACTTCGAGAAGTTTACCGACACCGAGAACGGTAAAGCCTTAGTGGCAGCTGGTCCTAAGCTGTAA
- a CDS encoding sodium-dependent transporter, which yields MRDSFHSRIGFILAAAGSAVGLGNIWGFPTQVANHGGGAFLLVYLCVIFILAIPALYSELLIGHSAQANPVKSLTQLSGGKARPVGKLMGYLNVLGSCLMLSFYHVVAGWMVVHALGFLAKGVGLASVSEFLLNSSMPRDLIFTGLFLTATALVVFQGVEKGIERWSKRLMPTLVILLVGLIIYMMTLPGASVGLERYLVPDFTQITNTSILVAAMGQAFFSLSIGLGGMMIYGSYLKPGANLGRLSLSVAALDTFIAFLAGLLIIPALYAGIHLGVSVGEGTELVGEGQLIFAVLPELFNSMGVAGPFVAFAFFSLLSIAALTSTIAQAEVPVSYCIEERKLSRPVATAASLVLIGVFSLLLILFFEPLFGWVVTAVTQFQLPLSGLFYLLVVGWLWRRSNHLKAIAAGSFGLTLLRWHIRYLCPVLMSIVFYHVALS from the coding sequence ATGCGTGATTCATTTCATAGCCGCATTGGCTTTATTTTAGCGGCCGCGGGTTCCGCCGTCGGACTCGGCAACATTTGGGGCTTTCCGACGCAAGTCGCCAACCATGGTGGTGGCGCTTTTTTACTCGTGTACCTGTGCGTCATTTTTATTCTGGCTATTCCTGCCCTTTATAGCGAACTGCTCATAGGTCACAGTGCACAAGCTAACCCGGTTAAGTCACTGACTCAGCTTTCCGGAGGAAAGGCTCGTCCTGTCGGCAAGCTAATGGGCTATTTGAACGTACTGGGCTCGTGCTTAATGCTGAGCTTCTATCACGTCGTCGCCGGTTGGATGGTGGTTCACGCACTCGGCTTCTTAGCTAAAGGCGTTGGCTTAGCATCCGTGTCCGAATTCTTACTGAACAGCTCCATGCCGCGCGACTTAATCTTCACGGGACTGTTTTTAACCGCCACTGCGTTAGTCGTCTTCCAGGGCGTGGAAAAAGGCATTGAGCGTTGGTCCAAGCGTTTAATGCCAACATTAGTGATTCTGCTCGTCGGCCTGATTATTTACATGATGACTCTGCCCGGTGCCAGCGTCGGCTTAGAGCGTTATTTAGTGCCAGACTTCACGCAAATAACCAACACCAGCATTCTGGTTGCGGCTATGGGGCAGGCGTTCTTCTCGCTGTCGATTGGTCTGGGCGGCATGATGATTTACGGCTCGTACTTAAAGCCCGGCGCGAACTTGGGCCGTTTGAGCCTGTCAGTTGCGGCACTCGATACGTTCATCGCGTTTTTAGCTGGCTTACTGATTATTCCGGCACTTTACGCAGGTATTCATTTAGGCGTTTCCGTTGGTGAAGGGACCGAGTTGGTCGGCGAAGGACAACTCATATTTGCAGTACTACCAGAGCTTTTCAACAGCATGGGCGTTGCCGGTCCCTTTGTCGCTTTTGCCTTCTTTAGTCTGCTGAGTATTGCCGCACTAACATCGACCATTGCTCAGGCAGAAGTCCCGGTGTCTTACTGCATTGAGGAGCGCAAGTTAAGCCGTCCGGTTGCTACTGCGGCATCGCTGGTTCTGATTGGTGTGTTCTCACTCTTATTAATTTTATTCTTCGAGCCACTGTTTGGTTGGGTTGTCACCGCCGTCACACAGTTCCAGTTACCACTGTCAGGCTTATTCTACTTACTGGTAGTGGGTTGGTTATGGCGCCGCAGCAATCACCTAAAAGCCATTGCTGCGGGCAGTTTCGGGCTGACATTATTGCGCTGGCACATTCGTTACTTATGCCCGGTGCTCATGAGTATCGTATTTTACCACGTCGCGTTAAGTTAG
- the coaD gene encoding pantetheine-phosphate adenylyltransferase — protein MHRRAIYPGTFDPITNGHADLIERAAALFNEVVVGIAESPSKKPLFTLEERVLLAQQVTEKLDNVTVVGFSGLLVDFAHEYDATVLIRGLRAVSDFEYEFQLANMNRRLDPNLESVFLTPAEENSFISSSLVKEVALHGGDVSGFTDARVASALEQKFAGKRPGQ, from the coding sequence ATGCATCGCCGAGCGATTTACCCAGGCACGTTTGACCCTATTACCAATGGGCACGCAGACCTTATTGAACGTGCTGCGGCGCTGTTCAACGAAGTGGTTGTTGGTATAGCAGAAAGCCCCAGTAAAAAGCCATTATTCACCTTAGAAGAGCGGGTGTTACTGGCTCAGCAGGTGACTGAAAAACTCGATAACGTCACCGTAGTCGGCTTTTCGGGTCTGTTGGTGGACTTTGCTCACGAATACGATGCAACGGTGCTTATTCGAGGGCTGCGTGCGGTGTCCGACTTTGAGTATGAATTCCAGCTGGCCAACATGAACCGCCGCCTGGATCCGAATTTAGAAAGCGTCTTTCTAACGCCAGCCGAAGAAAACTCGTTCATTTCGTCGTCGCTGGTGAAGGAAGTGGCGCTGCACGGCGGAGATGTATCTGGCTTTACCGACGCACGAGTAGCGTCGGCCTTAGAGCAAAAGTTTGCGGGGAAACGTCCGGGTCAGTAA
- a CDS encoding glycine C-acetyltransferase translates to MSSAFYQQLADQLAETKAEGLYKKERIITSDQSSEITVNDHRVLNFCANNYLGLANHPDLIAAAKKGLDEHGFGTASVRFICGTQDIHKTLEQKLSDFLGTEDTILYSSCFDANGGLFETLMGPEDAIISDELNHASIIDGIRLSKAKRYRYKNNNLEDLEAQLKQADADGARHKLIATDGVFSMDGVIADLKGICDLADKYNALVMMDDCHATGFLGENGKGTHEYCDVLGRVDIITGTLGKALGGASGGYTSGKKEVIDWLRQRSRPYLFSNSVAPAIVQASIRVLEMLENGHELRAQLWENAQYFREKMTAAGFTLSGADHAIIPVMVGDARLASEMADKLLEEDIYVIGFSFPVVPKGKARIRTQMSAAHTREQLDRTIEAFTRIGKELGVI, encoded by the coding sequence ATGAGTTCAGCTTTTTACCAGCAACTTGCCGATCAACTGGCTGAAACCAAAGCCGAAGGGCTATACAAAAAAGAGCGTATCATTACCTCTGATCAAAGTTCTGAAATTACTGTTAATGACCACCGTGTGCTTAACTTCTGCGCCAATAACTACTTAGGTTTGGCGAACCACCCTGACCTTATTGCCGCAGCCAAAAAAGGTCTGGACGAGCATGGTTTTGGTACGGCTTCAGTCCGTTTTATTTGCGGTACTCAGGACATTCACAAAACGCTGGAACAAAAGCTGAGTGACTTTTTAGGCACCGAAGACACCATTTTATATTCGTCGTGCTTTGATGCGAACGGCGGCTTGTTCGAAACGCTAATGGGCCCGGAAGACGCCATTATCAGTGACGAGCTGAACCACGCGAGCATCATTGACGGCATCCGTTTAAGCAAAGCAAAACGCTACCGTTACAAAAACAACAACCTTGAAGACTTAGAAGCACAGCTTAAGCAGGCTGACGCTGACGGCGCCCGTCATAAGCTGATTGCGACCGACGGCGTGTTCTCTATGGACGGTGTTATTGCAGATTTAAAAGGCATTTGTGACCTGGCTGACAAGTACAATGCACTGGTTATGATGGACGACTGCCACGCCACTGGCTTCTTAGGCGAGAATGGTAAAGGTACACACGAATACTGTGACGTACTGGGTCGTGTTGATATTATCACGGGCACCTTAGGCAAAGCATTAGGTGGTGCGTCAGGCGGTTACACCTCTGGTAAAAAAGAAGTCATTGATTGGCTACGTCAGCGTTCACGCCCGTACCTGTTCTCTAACTCGGTAGCACCAGCCATTGTTCAGGCGTCTATTCGCGTGCTGGAAATGCTGGAAAATGGTCATGAACTGCGCGCTCAGCTGTGGGAAAACGCTCAGTATTTCCGCGAGAAGATGACCGCGGCCGGCTTTACCCTGAGCGGTGCTGATCACGCCATTATTCCTGTGATGGTTGGCGACGCACGCTTAGCATCGGAAATGGCAGACAAACTACTGGAAGAAGATATCTACGTGATCGGATTCTCCTTCCCTGTCGTTCCTAAAGGCAAAGCTCGTATCCGCACGCAAATGTCGGCGGCTCATACACGCGAACAATTGGATCGCACCATTGAAGCCTTTACCCGCATTGGTAAAGAGCTGGGTGTGATTTAA
- the tdh gene encoding L-threonine 3-dehydrogenase — MKALAKLHSKPGIWMTDVEKPECGYNDILIKIKKTAICGTDVHIYKWDDWSQKTIPVPMVVGHEYVGEVAAMGDGVRGFDIGDRVSGEGHITCGHCRNCRAGRRHLCRNTYGVGVNRPGAFAEYLALPAENAFKLPDDVTDEMASIFDPFGNAVHTALAFDLVGEDVLITGAGPIGIMAAAVARHVGARHVVITDVNEYRLDLARKMGVTRAVDVSKEKLSDVMTELGMKEGFDVGLEMSGVPSAFSQMLATMNHGGKIAMLGIPPENVAIDWNEVIFKGLVIKGIYGREMFETWYKMASLLQSGLDISPILTHEMSVDDFEEGFETMISGQSGKVILNWD; from the coding sequence ATGAAAGCTTTGGCGAAACTGCATTCCAAACCCGGCATTTGGATGACCGATGTCGAGAAACCGGAATGCGGCTATAACGATATTCTGATTAAGATTAAGAAAACGGCAATTTGCGGTACCGACGTACACATTTACAAATGGGACGACTGGTCACAAAAAACCATTCCAGTACCTATGGTGGTCGGTCACGAATACGTGGGCGAAGTCGCTGCTATGGGCGACGGTGTTCGTGGTTTTGATATTGGTGACCGCGTTTCTGGCGAAGGCCATATTACTTGCGGCCACTGCCGTAACTGCCGTGCCGGTCGTCGTCATTTATGTCGCAACACCTATGGCGTTGGCGTTAACCGCCCGGGTGCGTTTGCTGAGTATTTAGCGTTGCCAGCTGAGAACGCGTTTAAACTGCCGGACGACGTAACCGATGAAATGGCGTCTATTTTTGACCCATTCGGTAATGCCGTACACACAGCACTGGCATTCGACTTAGTCGGTGAAGACGTTTTAATTACTGGCGCCGGCCCTATTGGCATTATGGCGGCAGCGGTTGCTCGTCACGTTGGCGCGCGCCATGTGGTTATTACTGACGTAAACGAATACCGCCTGGACTTGGCTCGTAAAATGGGTGTCACCCGTGCAGTCGATGTCAGCAAAGAAAAACTGTCTGACGTCATGACAGAGTTGGGCATGAAAGAAGGTTTTGACGTTGGTCTGGAAATGTCGGGCGTCCCTTCTGCATTTTCGCAAATGCTGGCGACGATGAACCACGGCGGCAAAATTGCCATGTTAGGCATTCCACCGGAGAATGTCGCCATTGACTGGAACGAGGTTATTTTCAAAGGCTTGGTCATTAAAGGCATTTACGGCCGTGAAATGTTCGAAACCTGGTACAAAATGGCCAGCTTGTTACAGTCGGGTTTAGACATTTCGCCTATCCTGACTCATGAAATGTCAGTCGACGACTTCGAAGAGGGCTTTGAAACTATGATTTCAGGTCAGTCGGGTAAAGTCATTCTGAACTGGGACTAA
- the glpE gene encoding thiosulfate sulfurtransferase GlpE, whose product MELNTAADHWQAGDAVFADIRDPQSFAMGHIPGAQRIDNSNLAVFLESVDKDAPIIVVCYHGISSQGAAEYIAAQGFNNVSSMNGGFTAWSMSYPEHVNKE is encoded by the coding sequence ATGGAGCTAAACACCGCGGCAGATCACTGGCAAGCCGGTGACGCGGTGTTTGCCGACATTCGCGACCCACAGTCTTTTGCTATGGGTCACATTCCGGGTGCACAACGCATCGACAACAGTAATTTGGCCGTGTTTTTGGAATCTGTCGACAAAGACGCACCCATCATCGTGGTTTGCTATCACGGCATTAGTAGTCAGGGCGCCGCAGAATATATTGCGGCCCAAGGCTTTAATAATGTCAGTAGTATGAACGGCGGCTTCACCGCCTGGTCCATGTCTTACCCCGAGCACGTTAACAAGGAATAA
- a CDS encoding rhomboid family intramembrane serine protease, which yields MRRLLSSKDPEWMRKLYQYLRQHGIPVSVTEKGEQLELWLHQSSYEALAKDLVQQCKANPELLDQAPTQQPSSAQSTSRFSRRSAPISLSLLAQSGWLTRIVAALSVLIFIVLNMWPEATLETLKISRFFNALPFDQPWRFVTPVFMHFTLLHIVFNIFWWWYLGGRIEKTLGTSWLLALFLFSGITANVIQYLMNGPNFGGMSGVVYGLLGFCWVYSFRRATPLYLPPGLIVFMLLWLALGYTGVLWVNVANEAHLAGLLSGCLAGFVVRALNPTPKIRY from the coding sequence ATGCGCCGATTGCTGAGCAGTAAAGACCCGGAATGGATGCGAAAGCTTTACCAATATCTGCGTCAGCACGGCATACCGGTGAGTGTCACGGAAAAAGGCGAGCAGCTGGAACTATGGCTGCACCAAAGCAGCTACGAGGCGCTCGCCAAGGACTTAGTTCAACAATGTAAGGCAAACCCGGAGTTACTGGACCAGGCCCCAACCCAACAGCCGTCATCGGCACAAAGCACCTCTCGCTTTTCTCGTCGCTCCGCGCCTATTTCTTTGTCGTTACTGGCACAAAGCGGCTGGCTAACCCGCATTGTTGCTGCGCTGTCGGTGTTGATTTTCATTGTTTTAAATATGTGGCCGGAAGCAACGCTCGAAACTTTAAAAATTAGCCGGTTCTTTAACGCTCTGCCCTTTGACCAGCCCTGGCGCTTTGTCACCCCGGTCTTTATGCATTTCACACTGCTTCACATTGTGTTCAATATTTTTTGGTGGTGGTACCTGGGCGGTCGTATTGAAAAGACGCTCGGCACGTCTTGGCTGCTGGCACTGTTCTTATTCTCCGGTATTACCGCGAATGTGATTCAGTACCTCATGAATGGTCCAAACTTTGGCGGTATGTCGGGTGTGGTTTATGGTTTGCTTGGCTTCTGTTGGGTGTATAGCTTCCGCCGGGCGACACCGCTGTATCTGCCGCCGGGGCTCATTGTCTTTATGCTGCTTTGGCTGGCACTGGGTTATACCGGTGTGCTTTGGGTCAATGTGGCTAACGAAGCGCATTTAGCCGGACTGCTGTCAGGTTGTTTAGCGGGTTTTGTGGTGCGGGCGCTGAATCCCACACCTAAAATTCGTTACTGA
- a CDS encoding flagellar basal body-associated protein FliL, whose protein sequence is MKLIRTLGLILTMCLLSTGANAQSDVAYYGFEPDITTNYLKEGNDYRLGFVRVAVEVMVPDPSYVSVVEHHAPLLRNEFISILSTATERQVRTMTGRDQLRLKCLERAKELMTQETGNPVIKEVIFTKYIYQ, encoded by the coding sequence ATGAAACTGATTCGGACGTTAGGTTTAATTTTAACAATGTGCTTGCTGAGTACCGGCGCAAATGCTCAAAGTGACGTTGCGTACTACGGCTTTGAACCTGACATAACAACCAATTATTTAAAAGAAGGTAATGATTACCGGCTTGGCTTTGTGCGGGTGGCTGTGGAAGTCATGGTTCCTGACCCAAGTTATGTGAGTGTGGTGGAGCATCATGCGCCGCTGTTAAGAAACGAATTTATCAGTATTTTGAGCACAGCAACAGAACGGCAGGTGCGCACCATGACCGGGCGCGACCAACTGCGACTCAAATGCCTTGAGCGCGCCAAAGAACTGATGACTCAGGAAACCGGTAACCCGGTCATTAAAGAAGTCATTTTCACTAAGTATATTTATCAGTAA
- a CDS encoding chorismate--pyruvate lyase family protein, whose amino-acid sequence MTTELYPAPTFPVSEPLKWQAPDKVELTPTQHDWLCFEGSLTQRLKSNCRHFEVRLLGQQEMLPHDEECHRLKQSQPAVVREVLLYCDNKPWVFARSIFAKSAENNEQLQLSELGNRSLGDSLFQRDDLTSGPIEIATVTESHVIGKLNQQWFNHSKPLLGRRRIFSTAGEQLLVSEIFLTSSPIYEGSLEVTK is encoded by the coding sequence ATGACAACAGAGTTATACCCAGCACCAACATTTCCTGTCAGTGAACCGCTTAAATGGCAGGCTCCTGACAAGGTCGAACTCACCCCGACACAGCATGACTGGCTGTGCTTCGAGGGCTCTTTAACTCAGCGTCTGAAAAGTAATTGCAGACATTTTGAGGTTCGTTTATTAGGGCAACAGGAAATGCTACCTCATGACGAAGAGTGCCATCGCTTAAAGCAGAGTCAGCCCGCAGTGGTGCGCGAGGTGCTGCTATACTGTGACAATAAACCCTGGGTATTTGCCCGCAGTATTTTCGCGAAAAGCGCTGAAAACAACGAGCAGTTGCAACTTTCGGAACTGGGTAACCGTTCACTGGGCGACTCGTTATTTCAACGAGACGACTTAACCTCAGGACCGATTGAAATAGCGACTGTGACGGAATCCCATGTTATCGGCAAACTAAACCAGCAGTGGTTTAACCATTCGAAACCCTTATTAGGTCGCCGCCGAATATTTTCGACCGCAGGGGAGCAACTGTTAGTCAGCGAGATATTTTTAACGTCGTCACCCATTTATGAAGGGTCGCTAGAGGTAACAAAGTGA